One segment of Rosa chinensis cultivar Old Blush chromosome 6, RchiOBHm-V2, whole genome shotgun sequence DNA contains the following:
- the LOC112171525 gene encoding putative F-box protein At1g47390 → MEPGASFLALADESILVEILLRLPLKSICRFRCVSKEWDGLTKLSYFLDRHRLHSSRCLLLISSSSLAAGISNKKGVGISLLADEETAVSSLSVPFLPKDARWALEFVGSSNGLLCCVTLLKGTRIATVVWNPATDQFNYFPVGLEKRVENATYYRVIIGFDFMHSISAYKLVTVHPCVNPINDPNQLTFQARVFNPSRNSWRVVEPQLELTSCRRFNIHSITVNGVLYWLVEKQTAGDLGWLSFRSVYMMRPSRIHGNHYQEK, encoded by the coding sequence ATGGAACCTGGAGCTAGTTTTTTGGCTCTGGCTGATGAAAGTATTCTAGTAGAAATTCTCTTAAGATTGCCTCTCAAGTCTATATGTAGGTTCAGGTGTGTATCAAAAGAGTGGGATGGTCTCACcaaacttagttatttcctGGACAGACATCGTCTTCACAGCTCTCGCTGTCTTCTCCTCATCTCCTCGTCCTCTCTTGCTGCCGGAATTAGTAATAAGAAAGGAGTTGGAATCTCATTACTTGCTGATGAAGAAACGGCAGTTTCAAGTTTGAGTGTACCTTTCCTCCCCAAGGATgcaagatgggctttagaattTGTGGGATCTAGTAATGGGTTACTTTGTTGCGTTACCTTGCTTAAGGGTACTCGAATAGCCACAGTAGTATGGAACCCAGCAACAGACCAATTTAATTATTTTCCTGTTGGTTTGGAGAAAAGAGTTGAGAATGCTACTTACTATCGTGTAATCATAGGTTTTGATTTCATGCATAGCATTAGTGCATACAAGTTGGTGACAGTTCACCCTTGTGTTAATCCCATTAATGATCCGAACCAACTTACTTTTCAAGCCAGAGTGTTCAATCCTAGTAGAAATTCTTGGAGAGTAGTTGAACCGCAACTTGAACTTACATCATGTAGACGGTTTAATATTCACTCTATTACTGTGAATGGAGTGCTGTATTGGTTGGTAGAGAAACAAACAGCTGGGGACCTGGGGTGGCTCTCGTTTCGTTCAGTTTACATGATGAGGCCTTCAAGGATACATGGAAACCACTACCAGGAGAAATAG